Proteins encoded together in one Quercus lobata isolate SW786 chromosome 3, ValleyOak3.0 Primary Assembly, whole genome shotgun sequence window:
- the LOC115982168 gene encoding F-box only protein 6, producing the protein MEGLAMLRQLIGQLQELLELYGSHPSSLVLPSPSLSPLPHPLHLLQPLPPPPPPPPPLLSQFHSHHQRQHQHQQQQQHHSWCVLNVDDGSTDDFYSLIVAAGKSGNFKMLEPCKPPHAKKPRKERTRGKLSGTTNTAEIMEQQIWKDFPEDLFEAVIARLPIATFFRFRSVCRKWNSLLDSHSFSQHCAQVPQGNPWFYTITHENVNSGAIYDPSSKKWHHPTISSLPNKMIVLPVASAGGLVCFLDIGHRNFYVCNPLTQSFKELPARSVKVWSRVAVGMTLNVNSACGGYKILWVGCDGEFEVYDSLKNSWTRPGHMPSSIKLPLSLNFRSQAVSIDGTLNFMRSDPEGIVSYDMVNGVWKQYIIPAPLHLTDHTLAECGGRIMLVGLLTKNAATCVCIWELQKMTLLWKEVDRMPNIWCLEFYGKHVRMTCLGNRGLLMLSLRSRQMNRLVTYDVSNREWLKVPGCVVPRGRKRQWIACGTAFHPCLTAIA; encoded by the exons ATGGAAGGGCTGGCCATGCTGAGGCAGCTCATCGGTCAGCTTCAGGAGCTCTTGGAACTCTACGGCTCTCATCCTTCTTCACTtgttcttccttctccttcactTTCTCCTCTTCCTCATccacttcatcttcttcaacctctgcctcctcctcctcctcctcctcctcctcttctctctcaatttcACTCTCACCATCAAcgccaacaccaacaccaacaacaacaacaacaccacaG TTGGTGCGTCCTCAATGTCGATGATGGTTCTACAGATGATTTCTACAGTCTTATAGTGGCGGCTGGAAAATCTGGAAATTTCAAGATGTTGGAACCTTGCAAGCCTCCACATGCTAAGAAGCCTAGGAAGGAGAGGACCCGGGGCAAATTATCTGGGACTACCAATACAGCTGAGATTATGGAACAACAAATTTGGAAAGATTTTCCAGAAGACCTTTTTGAAGCTGTTATTGCAAGACTTCCCATTGCTACCTTTTTCCGCTTTCGCTCAGTTTGCCGGAAATGGAATTCCTTGCTGGACTCTCATAGTTTTTCTCAACATTGTGCCCAAGTCCCACAAGGAAATCCCTGGTTTTATACCATTACCCATGAAAACGTAAATTCTGGAGCTATATATGACCCCTCCTCGAAGAAATGGCACCACCCCACCATTTCTTCTCTGCCCAACAAAATGATTGTCTTGCCAGTGGCTTCAGCAGGGGGTCTAGTGTGTTTTCTTGATATTGGTCACAGGAACTTTTATGTATGCAACCCTCTGACTCAATCATTTAAAGAGTTGCCTGCTAGGTCCGTCAAGGTTTGGTCTCGTGTTGCAGTGGGGATGACACTGAATGTGAATTCAGCCTGCGGGGGCTACAAGATCCTGTGGGTGGGGTGTGATGGGGAGTTTGAAGTTTATGACTCGTTGAAGAACTCCTGGACCCGTCCAGGACATATGCCCTCGAGTATTAAGCTGCCACTATCCCTGAACTTTCGGTCACAGGCTGTTTCCATTGATGGCACGCTTAACTTCATGCGTTCAGATCCTGAAGGAATTGTGTCCTATGATATGGTTAATGGGGTTTGGAAGCAGTATATAATTCCTGCCCCGCTACATCTGACTGACCACACACTTGCAGAGTGTGGAGGCCGGATCATGCTTGTGGGGTTACTGACAAAGAATGCAGCCACATGTGTTTGCATATGGGAGCTGCAGAAGATGACACTCTTGTGGAAGGAGGTTGACAGAATGCCAAACATATGGTGCTTGGAGTTTTATGGAAAGCACGTTAGGATGACTTGCTTGGGTAACAGAGGCTTGCTCATGCTGTCCTTGAGATCGAGACAAATGAATCGATTGGTTACTTATGATGTATCAAACAGGGAATGGCTGAAGGTTCCTGGATGTGTGGTGCCACGTGGGAGGAAGCGGCAGTGGATTGCATGTGGCACTGCATTTCACCCATGCCTGACTGCTATTGCGTGA
- the LOC115979124 gene encoding 4-coumarate--CoA ligase-like 1 — MITTSHVLLPPYKAHVNPPLFIHIYNMGTYLHNLAQDEEHIFQSRFPAVPVPDDITLPEFVLQNAELYATKVAFVEAVTGKEVTYNDVVRDTRRFSKALRSLGVRRGHVIIVVLPNVAEYAIVALGIMTAGGVFSGANPAAHASEIKKQVEAAEAKLIVTNGSNYEKVKGLGLPVIILDEEHIEGSMNWNKLLEAADKAGTSFFNEDVHQTDLCALPFSSGTTGLSKGVMLTHRNLVANLCSTLFSVKPEMVGQVTTVGLIPFFHIYGITGICCATLRNKGKVVVMGRFELRTFLNALITQEVTFAPIVPPIILQLVKNPVVEEFDLTKLKLLAIMSAAAPLAPELLTAFENKFPGVQVQEAYGLTEHSCITLTLGDPEDGSRIAKKNSVGFILPNLEVKFIDPETGRSLPKNTPGEICVRSQCVMQGYYNNEEETARTIDKKGWLHTGDIGFIDDQDNVFIVDRIKELIKYKGFQVAPAEIEAILLTHPSIEDAAVVPLPDEEAGEIPAASVVMSQGAKESEEDIKNYIASNVAHYKKVRVVHFVDTIPKSPSGKIMRRLIREKMVEKMRAKLHSESNVEK; from the exons ATGATCACAACTTCACACGTCCTTCTTCCTCCTTATAAAGCACATGTCAATCCTCCCTTGTTCATTCACATATACAATATGGGAACTTATTTGCATAATTTGGCACAAGATGAAGAGCATATTTTCCAAAGCCGATTTCCCGCTGTTCCGGTCCCTGATGATATCACATTACCAGAATTTGTGCTCCAAAATGCTGAATTGTACGCCACTAAGGTAGCATTTGTGGAGGCTGTGACTGGAAAAGAAGTTACTTATAATGATGTGGTTAGAGACACTAGGAGGTTTTCTAAGGCCTTGAGGTCTCTCGGTGTTAGGAGGGGGCATGTGATAATTGTTGTACTTCCAAATGTTGCGGAGTATGCCATTGTTGCTCTTGGAATCATGACTGCTGGGGGTGTGTTCTCAGGTGCAAACCCAGCTGCACATGCATCAGAAATTAAGAAGCAAGTGGAGGCTGCTGAGGCCAAGTTAATTGTCACAAATGGCTCAAATTATGAGAAG GTGAAAGGTTTAGGGCTACCAGTCATCATACTGGATGAAGAACACATTGAAGGTTCCATGAATTGGAACAAACTGCTTGAAGCAGCAGACAAAGCGGGAACTAGTTTTTTTAATGAGGACGTGCACCAGACTGATCTGTGTGCCCTTCCATTCTCATCAGGCACCACAGGGTTGTCAAAGGGTGTAATGCTGACTCACCGAAATCTGGTAGCTAACCTGTGCTCCACACTCTTTAGTGTAAAACCAGAAATGGTGGGTCAGGTCACTACAGTAGGCCTAATACCATTCTTTCATATTTATGGGATCACTGGAATTTGTTGTGCCACACTTAGGAACAAGGGAAAAGTGGTGGTGATGGGAAGGTTCGAACTTCGAACATTTCTGAATGCTTTGATAACACAAGAGGTCACATTTGCACCAATTGTGCCACCAATTATTTTGCAGCTGGTTAAGAATCCAGTAGTAGAGGAATTTGATCTCACCAAGCTCAAACTTCTAGCCATTATGTCTGCAGCAGCTCCACTGGCACCAGAGCTTCTTACAGCCTTTGAAAACAAGTTCCCTGGTGTCCAGGTCCAAGAG GCATATGGACTAACTGAGCACAGCTGCATCACACTCACACTTGGGGACCCTGAAGACGGTTCTCGAATTGCAAAGAAAAATTCTGTGGGTTTCATCCTCCCAAATTTGGAAGTAAAATTTATTGATCCTGAAACTGGTCGATCCTTGCCCAAGAATACACCTGGTGAAATCTGTGTCAGAAGCCAATGTGTAATGCAAG GTTATTATAACAATGAGGAGGAGACTGCTCGCACCATCGACAAGAAAGGATGGCTTCACACTGGTGACATTGGATTCATAGATGATCAAGACAACGTTTTTATTGTGGATCGCATTAAGGAGTTAATCAAGTACAAAGGTTTTCAA GTGGCTCCTGCTGAGATAGAGGCTATCCTTCTTACTCATCCCTCAATTGAAGATGCAGCCGTAGTTCC ACTGCCTGATGAGGAAGCTGGAGAGATCCCAGCTGCAAGCGTTGTGATGAGCCAAGGTGCAAAAGAGAGTGAAGAAGATATCAAGAACTACATTGCCTCAAATGTTGCACATTACAAGAAAGTGAGAGTGGTGCACTTTGTGGACACAATCCCAAAATCACCTTCTGGGAAAATAATGAGAAGGCTTATTAGAGAGAAGATGGTGGAGAAGATGCGGGCAAAGCTCCACAGCGAATCCAATGTTGAAAAATAA